From the genome of Populus alba chromosome 10, ASM523922v2, whole genome shotgun sequence, one region includes:
- the LOC118033502 gene encoding protein JINGUBANG, translating into MRVRSWLASTCATNSTPESTFSFSNNQSQPPKRLASDTSSSSNSTPSTTSTATSSVSLQSNLSLQTLPSVPSLQKITPETLNVSSLCVNSLKPQQNHLPITCLVVQDNLLYAASSHEINVYDRTNLSLVDSFNDKDSSLGSVKSVSFCDGKIFTAHQDCKIRAWKISSTTKHHKLVTVLPTLNDRLRRFVLPKNYVNVRRHKKVLWIKHADAVTGLAVNDNNGLIYSVSWDKSLKIWRASDLECLESIKAHEDAVNAVAVSVDGMVYTGSADCRIRVWGKPLNEKRHVLVATLEKHKSAVNALALNDDGSVLFSGACDRSILVWEREDSANHMVVTGALRGHNKAILTLINVSDLLLSGSADRTVRIWKEGHDGKYICLSVLDGHRKPVKTLAAVRDNDNDVVSVFSGTLDGEIKKWQLSVSPCSQDIAKMNL; encoded by the coding sequence ATGAGAGTCCGATCATGGCTAGCCTCCACCTGCGCCACCAATTCCACTCCAGAATCCACTTTCTCCTTCTCAAATAACCAATCACAGCCTCCGAAGCGTCTTGCTTCCGACACAAGCAGCTCCTCCAACAGCACTCCATCGACCACTAGTACCGCGACAAGCAGTGTCAGCCTTCAAAGCAATCTCTCCCTCCAGACTCTTCCCTCTGTCCCTTCCCTCCAAAAAATCACACCCGAAACTCTCAACGTCTCTTCTCTTTGCGTAAATTCTCTTAAACCCCAGCAAAATCACCTCCCGATCACCTGTCTAGTAGTTCAAGATAACCTTCTGTACGCTGCTTCCTCTCACGAAATCAATGTCTATGATCGAACCAACTTATCCCTTGTCGATTCCTTCAACGATAAAGATTCCTCCTTGGGCTCCGTCAAGTCAGTCTCTTTCTGTGACGGAAAAATCTTCACTGCTCACCAAGACTGTAAAATCCGTGCCTGGAAGATATCGTCAACTACCAAACACCACAAGCTGGTAACCGTTCTCCCCACACTCAACGACCGCTTACGCCGTTTCGTTCTCCCTAAGAACTACGTGAATGTTCGGCGTCACAAGAAGGTGCTGTGGATAAAACACGCTGATGCCGTTACAGGTCTTGCAGTTAACGATAACAACGGTTTGATCTATTCTGTTTCTTGGGATAAGAGCTTGAAGATATGGAGGGCCAGTGATTTGGAATGTCTAGAGTCTATCAAAGCTCATGAGGACGCAGTCAACGCTGTGGCTGTCTCCGTTGACGGCATGGTTTACACTGGATCAGCGGATTGCAGGATTCGGGTTTGGGGCAAACCGTTAAACGAGAAGCGACACGTGTTGGTGGCTACTTTGGAGAAGCATAAATCGGCCGTTAATGCATTAGCCTTGAACGACGACGGATCGGTGTTGTTTTCAGGTGCTTGTGACCGTTCTATTTTGGTGTGGGAGAGAGAGGACAGTGCAAACCATATGGTGGTGACTGGAGCTTTAAGAGGACATAATAAGGCCATCCTGACTTTGATCAACGTCTCTGATTTGTTGCTGAGCGGGTCAGCTGATCGGACTGTTAGGATTTGGAAAGAGGGGCATGATGGGAAGTACATTTGTTTGTCTGTTCTTGATGGGCATCGGAAACCGGTGAAGACTTTGGCTGCTGTTAGGGATAACGATAACGATGTCGTTTCGGTGTTTAGTGGCACTCTAGACGGAGAAATTAAGAAGTGGCAGTTGTCGGTTTCACCTTGCAGCCAAGATATTGCGAAAAtgaatttgtaa